A part of Limihaloglobus sulfuriphilus genomic DNA contains:
- a CDS encoding HD family phosphohydrolase → MAIFDKKINPRRQKFRETKTAERAQKIKTVFSPKMKLGLFFAFLFALAATALMSLEFQGGSIVWVGAQKTAALLIVISLITATACAYVVCFKRRVSEKPLRTLSICVMFLLLLTVTRAASIDYKWLSLVTGTAVVCAVILAITYDRRFALGMSLFYVILAALAAPPERSAELFAVMMAGVAVCCFSLQDIRTRMKLIEVSTYSAMAVVAMSLAFGMLKGVKLPDMIGNAGSAGFVTFFVGVIIQGFLPVIERIFNIATSTTLLFYSDANQPLLRKLAIEAPGTYSHSLLIGSIAEKAAEAIGSNGLLARVGCYYHDVGKIQKADYFVENQNGMGNKHDSLSPAMSNLVITNHIKNGTELAREYGIPPLIRDFISTHHGTTVVKYFYEQAKRKAEQRGESVSPNDFRYPGPKPQTKEQAIVMLIDGCEGAVRAAQDLTQPKISGIVHSIAMQRLQDGQFDDCEMTLKELSFVEDEIIRSLAAHHHGRIAYPESDEDNGKNSRQKSKKAKKNKPKPADTQQDTTDSAAKDTLQQPDRPEDSTRLPADKTQNPGDPPDSDKPADKEA, encoded by the coding sequence ATGGCAATTTTTGACAAAAAAATCAATCCGAGACGCCAGAAGTTTCGTGAAACAAAAACAGCCGAACGGGCACAGAAAATCAAAACGGTTTTCTCCCCGAAAATGAAACTCGGGCTCTTTTTCGCGTTTCTCTTCGCGCTGGCAGCAACCGCACTGATGAGCTTAGAGTTTCAGGGCGGCAGCATCGTATGGGTCGGTGCCCAGAAAACCGCCGCCCTGCTGATAGTGATATCCCTTATCACTGCCACAGCCTGCGCGTATGTTGTCTGCTTCAAGCGCCGCGTCTCCGAAAAGCCGCTAAGGACGCTGAGCATCTGCGTAATGTTTCTGCTTCTGCTGACGGTAACACGTGCCGCTTCTATTGATTATAAATGGCTAAGCCTGGTGACAGGCACGGCGGTCGTATGTGCCGTAATACTGGCAATAACATACGACCGAAGGTTCGCCTTGGGAATGAGCCTCTTTTATGTCATACTGGCGGCCCTTGCCGCGCCTCCAGAGCGAAGCGCAGAGCTCTTTGCAGTGATGATGGCTGGTGTCGCTGTCTGCTGTTTTTCGCTCCAGGACATCAGAACACGCATGAAGCTCATTGAGGTCAGCACCTATTCCGCCATGGCAGTTGTTGCCATGTCGCTGGCTTTCGGTATGCTAAAGGGCGTTAAACTGCCCGACATGATCGGCAATGCCGGCTCTGCCGGTTTCGTTACATTCTTTGTCGGCGTTATAATCCAGGGATTCCTGCCGGTGATAGAGCGTATTTTCAACATCGCCACAAGCACCACCCTGCTGTTTTACAGCGACGCTAACCAGCCGCTGCTGCGAAAGCTCGCCATAGAAGCCCCCGGTACATACAGCCACAGCCTGCTGATAGGCTCGATCGCCGAAAAAGCCGCCGAGGCAATCGGCTCAAACGGACTTCTGGCAAGAGTCGGATGCTACTATCACGACGTAGGCAAGATACAAAAGGCCGATTACTTCGTGGAAAACCAGAACGGAATGGGAAACAAACACGACTCACTCTCGCCGGCGATGAGCAATCTGGTCATAACAAACCACATCAAAAACGGTACAGAGCTGGCACGTGAGTACGGAATCCCCCCTTTGATACGCGATTTTATCTCCACTCACCACGGAACAACAGTTGTAAAATACTTTTACGAACAGGCCAAACGCAAAGCCGAGCAGCGCGGCGAGTCAGTCTCTCCAAACGACTTCCGCTATCCCGGCCCAAAGCCCCAGACAAAAGAGCAGGCTATCGTGATGCTAATTGACGGCTGCGAAGGAGCTGTGCGTGCCGCACAGGACCTGACACAGCCCAAAATCAGCGGAATTGTCCACAGCATCGCGATGCAGAGGCTCCAGGACGGCCAGTTCGACGACTGCGAAATGACGCTAAAAGAGCTCAGCTTTGTGGAAGACGAGATAATCCGTTCACTCGCGGCGCACCACCACGGACGGATAGCGTATCCGGAATCTGACGAGGACAACGGAAAAAACTCAAGGCAGAAATCCAAAAAAGCAAAAAAGAACAAGCCAAAACCCGCCGACACACAGCAGGATACAACCGATTCCGCGGCTAAAGACACCCTGCAGCAGCCAGACCGGCCGGAGGATAGTAC
- a CDS encoding PhoH family protein: MEKILNIDDNIDLQLLFGPRDEFLKIVRDNLEVRIVARERKLNIAGEQANVDHAVEVFAKLITRLNANRRFKAQDIHEIIFQVRGNIDDISGDAIKVYSPKAIVEPFTRGQINYVRTMRKNDLTFCTGPAGTGKTYLAVAIAVSMLKAQKIRKIVLVRPAVEAGEKLGFLPGDIEAKVNPYLRPLFDALEDVMEFGQMKRFMSMDIIEVIPLAFMRGRTLNEAVIICDEAQNTTPSQMLMFLTRLGRNSKMIVTGDLTQMDLSNGYISGLQDAFYKLNNMKGVGFVNLEKADIVRHKLVQNIVHAYEMSKAAGPDFTRSGFDKPDQIEDNTQ, translated from the coding sequence TTGGAAAAGATACTTAACATAGACGATAACATAGACTTACAACTCTTATTCGGCCCGCGTGATGAATTTCTCAAGATTGTCCGCGACAACCTCGAAGTGCGAATTGTAGCACGCGAGCGAAAACTCAACATCGCCGGTGAACAAGCCAACGTAGATCACGCGGTGGAGGTTTTCGCCAAGCTGATCACCAGACTCAACGCCAACCGCAGGTTTAAAGCGCAGGACATCCACGAAATCATTTTTCAGGTTCGCGGCAACATCGACGACATAAGCGGCGACGCGATAAAAGTTTACTCACCCAAAGCAATCGTAGAGCCTTTCACCCGCGGACAGATAAACTATGTCCGCACAATGCGGAAAAATGACCTGACCTTCTGCACCGGCCCCGCCGGCACCGGCAAGACATACCTGGCGGTTGCGATAGCCGTTTCAATGCTCAAGGCCCAGAAAATCCGCAAAATTGTGCTCGTACGCCCCGCCGTCGAGGCGGGCGAGAAACTCGGATTCCTCCCCGGTGATATAGAGGCCAAGGTAAACCCCTACCTGCGGCCGCTCTTCGACGCGCTGGAGGACGTGATGGAATTCGGACAGATGAAAAGATTTATGTCCATGGATATAATCGAGGTGATACCGCTGGCGTTTATGCGAGGCAGAACGCTCAACGAGGCGGTAATTATCTGCGATGAAGCGCAAAACACAACCCCCTCGCAAATGCTGATGTTTCTGACACGTCTGGGTAGAAATTCCAAGATGATAGTCACCGGAGACCTGACACAGATGGACCTCTCCAACGGCTACATAAGCGGTTTACAGGACGCGTTTTACAAACTCAACAACATGAAAGGCGTCGGCTTCGTAAACCTCGAAAAAGCAGACATTGTCCGCCACAAGCTCGTGCAGAACATAGTACATGCCTACGAGATGAGCAAAGCCGCCGGCCCCGATTTTACCCGAAGCGGGTTTGACAAACCAGATCAAATAGAGGATAATACCCAATAA
- a CDS encoding phosphatidate cytidylyltransferase: protein MLKFRLIFGSLMLAVLFGLLYLDGKLSEAMVFDGAVFTALVSLLAIPAQFEMRALAAKKGLEVMLFPAIAGSIILASAFFWPQFVKPEVQSDFLITYITFTPALIVCAVFFEQAMRRGYESTIANCSATILSIMYLGLMSSFIVGLRIKMGLAALLFAIITLKSSDIGAYTFGRIFGKRKFSPTISPGKSWEGLLGGAVFAAVIGFWLAGYVDFLPRWGGAVFGAVFAVIGQLGDLAESMLKRDAGVKDSANYIPGFGGILDIIDSPLIAAPFAYLYLSMFLN, encoded by the coding sequence ATGCTAAAATTCAGGTTGATATTCGGCAGCTTGATGCTGGCCGTGCTGTTCGGGCTTTTGTATCTCGACGGCAAGCTCAGCGAGGCAATGGTCTTTGACGGTGCTGTTTTCACGGCTCTGGTCTCATTGCTGGCCATTCCCGCACAGTTTGAAATGAGGGCATTAGCCGCCAAAAAGGGTCTTGAAGTGATGCTTTTCCCCGCAATCGCCGGCTCAATCATACTGGCGAGTGCGTTTTTCTGGCCCCAATTTGTAAAACCCGAGGTTCAAAGCGATTTCCTTATAACGTATATAACGTTCACACCGGCACTTATCGTATGTGCCGTCTTTTTTGAACAGGCGATGCGCAGGGGTTACGAATCCACAATCGCCAACTGCTCTGCAACGATATTGTCTATAATGTATTTAGGGCTTATGAGCAGTTTCATCGTCGGACTGCGAATCAAAATGGGGCTGGCGGCGCTGCTGTTTGCTATCATAACACTAAAATCAAGCGACATAGGTGCTTATACTTTCGGCAGAATCTTCGGCAAACGCAAATTTTCACCGACTATCAGCCCGGGCAAGAGCTGGGAAGGCCTTCTGGGCGGTGCGGTTTTTGCCGCGGTTATAGGCTTCTGGCTGGCCGGCTATGTGGATTTTCTGCCCAGATGGGGCGGCGCTGTTTTCGGAGCGGTATTCGCCGTTATCGGACAGCTCGGAGACCTGGCCGAATCGATGCTCAAACGCGATGCCGGCGTTAAGGACTCGGCGAACTACATACCCGGATTCGGCGGAATTCTCGACATCATCGACTCACCGCTTATCGCGGCACCGTTTGCGTATTTGTATCTAAGCATGTTTCTCAATTGA
- a CDS encoding pyridoxamine 5'-phosphate oxidase family protein: protein MTPQEMLNRVDIILEDSKAGILSTATADGTPHMRWLTPLILKQRPGCIYAVTAPGSAKTIDIESSPKVEWMLQTRGLTEVVNLKGTVTAVDNPALKSEIFDILGPRLTVFWKANPEKEEFIVLETVIKEGTWFRPMKGIRERVKF, encoded by the coding sequence ATGACTCCGCAGGAAATGCTCAACAGGGTAGATATTATTCTTGAGGATTCCAAAGCCGGAATACTCTCGACCGCCACGGCTGACGGAACGCCGCACATGAGGTGGCTCACGCCGCTGATCCTTAAACAAAGGCCGGGATGTATCTACGCTGTAACCGCGCCCGGCTCGGCAAAAACGATTGATATTGAATCCTCTCCGAAAGTTGAATGGATGCTCCAGACCCGCGGCTTGACTGAAGTTGTCAATCTTAAGGGCACCGTCACGGCTGTTGACAACCCCGCACTCAAAAGCGAGATATTCGATATACTCGGGCCGCGGCTTACGGTATTCTGGAAGGCGAACCCCGAAAAGGAAGAATTTATAGTCCTGGAAACCGTTATAAAAGAGGGCACGTGGTTCAGGCCTATGAAGGGTATCAGAGAGAGAGTTAAATTTTAA
- the pdhA gene encoding pyruvate dehydrogenase (acetyl-transferring) E1 component subunit alpha, translating into MSEDLKKYDKSLLQDLLKTMMRIRRFEEKAAQAYGLRKFGGFCHLYIGQEAVAAGSVAAVNLENDYIITAYRDHGHALAVGMSPDTVMAELFGRIDGCSRGKGGSMHLFDADKHFYGGHGIVGAHIPLAAGMALKIKYHEEPGVVLCFFGDGAIHQGSFHETLNMASVWKLPVVYICENNHYGMGTDFRRVSSQPQLYKMADSYRMAGREVNGMDALEVYDNVVEAASQVRQDNVPALIEMKTYRYQGHSMSDPAKYRTKDEVAEYKNQDPIVILKDRMTEAGLLDEQEYKKLDNEMKNAAKDSVEFAEKSKRPELKTMFEDVFA; encoded by the coding sequence ATGTCAGAAGATTTAAAAAAATACGATAAATCGCTGCTGCAAGATTTGCTCAAGACGATGATGCGCATCCGCCGTTTCGAAGAAAAGGCCGCCCAGGCCTACGGGCTTAGAAAGTTCGGCGGTTTCTGTCACCTCTATATCGGGCAGGAGGCGGTCGCGGCGGGCTCGGTCGCGGCGGTGAATCTTGAAAATGATTACATAATAACGGCTTACAGGGATCACGGCCATGCGCTGGCGGTGGGCATGTCGCCTGATACTGTAATGGCGGAGCTTTTCGGCAGGATAGACGGGTGCAGCCGCGGCAAGGGCGGCTCGATGCATTTATTCGATGCGGATAAGCATTTTTACGGCGGGCATGGTATTGTGGGTGCGCATATTCCGCTGGCGGCGGGGATGGCACTTAAGATAAAATATCATGAGGAGCCGGGTGTTGTTCTGTGCTTTTTCGGTGACGGCGCTATACATCAGGGCAGTTTTCACGAAACTCTCAACATGGCCAGTGTCTGGAAACTGCCGGTGGTATATATCTGCGAGAACAACCATTACGGTATGGGTACGGACTTCCGCCGGGTTTCCTCGCAGCCGCAGCTTTATAAGATGGCGGATTCTTACCGAATGGCCGGCAGGGAAGTCAACGGGATGGACGCTCTGGAAGTGTATGACAATGTTGTCGAGGCGGCCTCTCAGGTGCGCCAAGATAATGTGCCGGCACTTATCGAGATGAAAACGTATCGCTATCAGGGTCATTCGATGAGCGATCCTGCAAAATACAGAACTAAAGATGAAGTAGCGGAATACAAAAATCAGGATCCGATTGTTATACTCAAAGACAGAATGACAGAAGCGGGCCTGCTTGATGAGCAGGAATACAAAAAGCTCGATAATGAGATGAAAAATGCGGCCAAGGATTCTGTGGAGTTTGCCGAAAAGAGCAAGCGGCCGGAACTGAAAACAATGTTTGAAGACGTATTCGCATAG
- a CDS encoding pyruvate dehydrogenase complex E1 component subunit beta, giving the protein MPKIAFREALRQAMDEEMQRDENVLLMGEEVAQYNGAYKVSRGLWDKYGDKRVIDTPITEEGFTGIGIGAAMAGLRPIVEWMTFNFSIQALDQIINNAAKMRYMSGGQFSLPIVFRGPNGPAEWLSCQHSQAIASIYAHVPGLKVVSPCTPYDAKGLLKTAIRDDNPVIFMEAELLYGLEGEVPEDEYLIGFGEADIKRSGEDLTIISFGKVVHMALKAAKALEQDDIDAEVIDLRSIKPLDEDTIVKSVSKTGRCIVVDESWPFASVGSHVAWLVGNRCFDMLDAPVELVSSEDIPMPYEHTLELAAQPTQDKIFSAVEKVLYLN; this is encoded by the coding sequence ATGCCAAAAATTGCTTTTAGAGAAGCCTTGAGACAGGCAATGGACGAAGAAATGCAGCGTGATGAAAATGTACTGCTGATGGGTGAGGAAGTCGCCCAGTATAACGGAGCGTACAAGGTCAGCCGCGGACTGTGGGACAAGTACGGCGATAAGCGGGTCATTGACACGCCGATAACCGAAGAAGGCTTTACCGGTATCGGGATAGGTGCGGCGATGGCGGGGCTTCGCCCGATAGTTGAGTGGATGACCTTTAATTTCTCGATACAGGCGCTCGATCAGATAATCAACAACGCCGCGAAGATGCGTTATATGTCAGGCGGCCAGTTCAGCCTTCCGATAGTTTTCCGCGGGCCCAACGGCCCTGCCGAATGGCTCTCGTGCCAGCATTCCCAGGCGATCGCCTCGATTTATGCGCACGTGCCGGGGCTTAAGGTAGTTTCGCCGTGCACGCCTTATGATGCTAAGGGGCTGCTCAAAACCGCGATACGGGACGATAACCCTGTGATTTTTATGGAAGCGGAGCTGCTCTACGGGCTCGAGGGTGAAGTCCCCGAGGATGAGTATCTTATCGGTTTTGGAGAGGCGGATATCAAACGCAGCGGGGAGGATTTGACTATAATCAGCTTCGGCAAGGTTGTTCACATGGCTTTGAAAGCTGCCAAAGCACTTGAGCAAGACGATATCGATGCCGAGGTGATAGACCTTCGCAGCATAAAGCCGCTTGATGAGGATACAATAGTTAAATCCGTCAGCAAAACCGGCCGCTGTATTGTGGTTGATGAGTCCTGGCCGTTTGCAAGTGTCGGCTCTCATGTTGCGTGGCTGGTAGGCAACAGGTGCTTTGATATGCTCGACGCACCGGTGGAGCTGGTCAGCAGCGAAGATATCCCAATGCCGTACGAACATACGCTGGAGCTGGCGGCTCAGCCGACACAGGACAAAATATTTTCCGCCGTTGAAAAAGTTTTATATTTAAATTGA
- a CDS encoding dihydrolipoamide acetyltransferase family protein, whose translation MAQQIQMLALSPTMEKGVITKWLKKTGDKISEGEVICEVETDKATMEYECPEEGTLLKIVVEEGGEAAVGEVIAMVGEEGEDVSSQDKKPEQEPQAGSEEQPSEEEAKEDSEKPEKKENTGSEEGKQESPEPKKKTEQKKQKPKDENIKNKVKSTPLARKLAKQHGLELSSISGTGPAGRVVVRDVEQAIKKDSKPEKKEADPRALRETAGLQDEEVPVSSMRKAIAGRLSESKFSAPHYYLKVDVNTSELIVTREKLKLDSSKKISFNSFLIKLAAEAIKHHPVVNSSWAESKIVRHGSVDVGLAVAVKDGLITPVVRNCGSKGIMEIESELAGLIELAGNGGLKKEQYEGNTFTISNLGSYGIDEFTAIINPPASAILAVGRITDKPVIDAAGNITAGPMMSLTLSCDHRVIDGAAGAAFLSDLKRFIEEPISAFY comes from the coding sequence ATGGCTCAACAGATACAAATGCTGGCACTCTCACCAACCATGGAAAAGGGAGTGATAACAAAATGGCTCAAAAAAACCGGCGATAAAATCAGCGAGGGAGAGGTGATCTGTGAAGTAGAGACAGACAAGGCAACAATGGAGTACGAATGCCCGGAAGAGGGGACTCTGCTTAAAATAGTCGTGGAAGAGGGGGGCGAAGCGGCGGTTGGAGAAGTCATCGCCATGGTAGGCGAAGAGGGCGAAGATGTTTCTTCCCAGGATAAAAAGCCTGAACAGGAGCCGCAGGCCGGTTCTGAAGAGCAGCCATCTGAAGAAGAGGCTAAAGAAGATTCAGAAAAGCCTGAAAAGAAAGAGAATACCGGCAGCGAAGAGGGCAAACAGGAATCACCAGAGCCGAAAAAGAAAACTGAGCAAAAGAAACAAAAACCCAAAGATGAAAATATAAAAAACAAAGTCAAGTCAACGCCGCTGGCAAGGAAACTCGCCAAACAGCACGGGTTAGAACTTTCATCTATCAGCGGCACCGGGCCTGCGGGCAGAGTCGTGGTGCGGGATGTCGAACAGGCAATCAAGAAAGACAGTAAGCCCGAGAAAAAAGAAGCAGACCCGAGAGCCCTCCGTGAAACTGCCGGCTTGCAAGACGAGGAAGTGCCTGTAAGCTCAATGCGAAAGGCTATTGCCGGTCGGCTTTCAGAATCAAAATTCTCCGCTCCTCATTACTATCTGAAGGTGGACGTAAACACCAGTGAGCTGATCGTAACCCGCGAAAAGCTCAAACTGGATTCTTCGAAAAAGATATCTTTCAATTCATTCCTTATCAAGCTCGCCGCCGAGGCCATCAAGCATCATCCTGTGGTTAACTCGTCGTGGGCGGAGAGCAAGATCGTCCGGCACGGCAGCGTAGATGTTGGGCTTGCGGTGGCTGTCAAAGACGGGCTTATAACGCCTGTAGTGCGTAACTGCGGCAGTAAAGGCATCATGGAGATAGAGAGCGAGCTTGCCGGGCTTATAGAGCTTGCCGGAAACGGCGGGCTTAAGAAGGAACAGTACGAGGGAAATACATTTACGATAAGCAACCTCGGCTCTTACGGCATTGACGAATTCACGGCTATAATAAACCCGCCCGCCTCGGCGATACTTGCCGTCGGCAGGATAACGGATAAACCGGTTATTGATGCGGCGGGTAATATAACTGCCGGGCCGATGATGTCGCTGACATTGAGCTGTGACCACAGGGTTATTGACGGAGCCGCCGGCGCTGCGTTTCTAAGCGACCTCAAGCGTTTCATAGAGGAGCCGATATCGGCATTCTATTGA
- a CDS encoding chemotaxis protein CheD, whose protein sequence is MQNIIDVNTGDVKVSCGGEVLRSLALGSCIAVVAYDPASGAGGIAHIMLPGMAPENARLSGTFYAEDAISNMLELFSEAGTDTGNLEVFLVGAANVLKRHDDTICEANINSVLKIMDEKGINVVSSFLGGTERKRVYLDTSSGSVFCSQGDDSDMITLRGPGQNADFVSYI, encoded by the coding sequence ATGCAAAATATTATAGACGTAAATACGGGTGATGTTAAAGTCTCCTGTGGCGGTGAAGTGCTTAGAAGCCTTGCGTTAGGTTCGTGTATTGCAGTAGTTGCATACGATCCTGCATCAGGTGCAGGTGGAATTGCACACATAATGCTCCCGGGCATGGCCCCTGAAAACGCCAGACTTTCCGGTACTTTTTATGCAGAAGACGCAATTTCTAACATGTTAGAGCTGTTTTCTGAAGCGGGCACAGATACCGGGAATTTAGAGGTGTTCCTCGTCGGAGCGGCAAATGTGCTTAAACGTCACGATGATACAATATGCGAGGCCAACATAAACTCTGTCTTAAAGATTATGGACGAGAAAGGTATAAATGTAGTTTCGAGTTTCCTTGGCGGAACAGAGAGAAAAAGAGTTTACCTTGACACATCAAGCGGATCAGTTTTTTGCTCCCAGGGCGATGATAGCGATATGATAACACTAAGAGGGCCCGGGCAAAACGCTGATTTTGTTTCTTATATTTAG
- a CDS encoding PAS domain S-box protein has translation MTDNEKFKDDDKSSIPGSDGCGETCELLSENRQLSAANQQLRAAEQQLRSIEQELEKKNRDLRERVKELNCMYGLSKISEEAGNDIDKIFRSLTELIPQGFQYPDITAVRVIYGDKVFTSKNFKQTDWCISADLTKDCGKHGSLEVYYLKEMPACDEGPFLKEERKLLNSLASRVSIVAQNIINTLNLKDSDRQLRAVNQQLRSKNEQLIVEKNLFEEMFERAINCIAIYEPTADGKDFVFKGFNPSAQRTEGIDKEQVIGKRMTEVFPGVQDSSFFEASVKVLETGVPEYLPPFKYQDERISGWRESYIFKLSSGEIVTTYIDVTARIESYQQLKVANQQLRATEQQLRAANQQLVSSEQQLKASNQQLRAANQQLAANEQQLRAANQQLMAGEQQLRAANQQLVSSKRELQVSKQLFEELFRCTTNCIAIYKAVEDGNDFIVKDINLAVEKTEKLIRDEVIGRRVLEVFPGLADLGFRESLRHVYKTGTAEDIPPFKYKNPRLKGWGWRKNYLFKLPSGEVVASYSDITEKVNHERMLRESEERFRHAYERSPLGYQSLDKDGRILKANPAWSELTGYSIEQMRGELFVDLLSPESKEYFEQCFAAFKKDGEMVDKNFEIIRKDGRSVLVSIDGKIGHDRHGNFKQTHCILKDMTAQKQKEKEQEELNRELEERVKRRTAQLDRTNEKLHKLAFRFSMLEEQTKKKIAEQIHDDALQILVYLNMKFSDLLEYNTSEKYVKIVKRLEKETKDLIHRLRYMLFDLKTPMLTELGLAASIREWLKKEVEEKHGISTTFEDNGDVRILDEELRLILYRSVRELLTNVIKHAEANNVKVVKERLGDNVVITVEDDGKGFKKTIFEENDVSMGGFGLLSIEERLLQHDGKLEIEDLPGGGTRIVLQVPHR, from the coding sequence ATGACTGACAATGAAAAATTTAAAGATGACGACAAGTCTTCAATTCCAGGGTCAGACGGTTGCGGCGAGACATGTGAATTATTGTCGGAAAACAGGCAACTTTCAGCTGCTAATCAGCAACTGCGGGCGGCCGAACAGCAGCTTCGCAGCATTGAGCAGGAACTTGAGAAAAAGAACCGCGACCTCAGAGAACGTGTCAAGGAGCTTAACTGCATGTACGGTCTTTCTAAAATTTCAGAGGAAGCCGGCAATGACATAGATAAAATTTTCCGTTCTCTGACCGAATTGATACCCCAGGGATTTCAGTATCCGGATATAACAGCCGTAAGAGTAATCTATGGCGATAAAGTTTTTACATCAAAGAACTTTAAGCAGACCGACTGGTGTATCTCGGCGGATCTAACAAAAGATTGCGGCAAACATGGCAGTCTCGAGGTGTATTATCTCAAAGAGATGCCTGCCTGTGATGAGGGGCCATTTCTCAAGGAGGAGAGAAAACTGCTCAACTCCCTTGCCTCCCGGGTTTCTATAGTGGCGCAGAACATTATTAATACACTGAATTTAAAAGATTCAGACAGGCAGTTAAGGGCTGTTAATCAGCAGCTTCGTTCCAAAAATGAGCAGCTGATCGTTGAAAAGAATTTATTTGAGGAAATGTTTGAAAGGGCCATAAACTGTATAGCGATCTATGAGCCGACAGCTGACGGCAAAGATTTTGTATTTAAGGGTTTTAATCCTTCCGCACAGCGAACGGAGGGCATAGATAAAGAGCAGGTTATAGGTAAAAGAATGACCGAGGTATTCCCCGGTGTTCAGGATAGCAGCTTTTTTGAGGCATCAGTCAAGGTGCTCGAAACCGGTGTTCCAGAGTATCTTCCGCCGTTTAAATACCAGGATGAGCGGATAAGCGGCTGGCGGGAGAGCTATATATTTAAGCTCTCTTCCGGTGAAATAGTAACCACTTACATTGATGTTACAGCTCGGATTGAATCATATCAGCAGCTCAAAGTTGCCAACCAGCAGCTCAGGGCCACTGAACAGCAGCTTCGGGCGGCTAATCAACAGCTTGTTTCAAGTGAACAGCAGCTCAAAGCGTCGAACCAGCAGCTTCGGGCCGCCAATCAGCAGCTTGCGGCGAACGAACAGCAGCTCCGTGCGGCAAATCAGCAGCTTATGGCGGGCGAGCAGCAGCTCCGTGCGGCAAATCAGCAGCTCGTGTCAAGCAAAAGAGAGCTGCAGGTCAGCAAGCAGCTTTTTGAAGAGCTCTTCAGGTGCACAACCAACTGCATTGCAATATACAAAGCTGTGGAAGATGGAAATGATTTTATCGTAAAGGATATTAACCTCGCAGTAGAAAAAACCGAGAAACTCATCAGAGATGAGGTTATAGGCAGGAGAGTCCTTGAGGTTTTCCCCGGTCTTGCGGATTTGGGTTTCAGGGAATCCCTGAGACATGTTTATAAAACGGGTACTGCAGAGGACATCCCGCCGTTCAAATACAAAAACCCGCGGCTCAAGGGCTGGGGCTGGCGTAAGAACTATCTGTTCAAGCTGCCCTCCGGCGAAGTGGTCGCTTCCTACAGTGATATAACCGAAAAGGTCAACCATGAGAGGATGCTGCGTGAAAGCGAAGAGCGGTTCAGACATGCTTATGAGCGGTCTCCTCTGGGGTATCAGTCGCTGGATAAAGACGGCCGTATATTAAAGGCCAACCCTGCATGGTCAGAGCTGACAGGGTACTCTATAGAGCAGATGCGGGGGGAACTATTTGTAGATTTACTTTCGCCGGAGAGTAAAGAGTATTTTGAGCAATGTTTTGCCGCTTTCAAAAAAGACGGCGAGATGGTTGATAAAAATTTCGAGATCATCCGAAAAGACGGCAGGAGCGTGCTGGTCTCAATAGATGGAAAGATAGGGCACGACCGGCACGGTAATTTCAAGCAGACTCACTGCATTCTCAAAGATATGACCGCTCAAAAGCAGAAAGAAAAAGAGCAGGAAGAATTAAACCGGGAGCTTGAAGAACGGGTTAAGCGCAGAACCGCGCAGCTTGACCGGACAAATGAGAAACTTCACAAGCTGGCGTTCAGGTTCTCGATGCTTGAGGAACAGACAAAGAAGAAAATCGCCGAACAGATTCACGATGACGCGTTGCAGATACTTGTCTATTTGAACATGAAATTTTCTGACTTGCTGGAGTATAATACTTCAGAGAAATATGTAAAAATCGTTAAAAGGCTCGAAAAAGAAACCAAAGATCTCATTCACCGGTTGAGATACATGCTGTTTGATCTCAAAACCCCCATGCTTACAGAGCTGGGGCTGGCCGCTTCTATTAGAGAATGGCTTAAAAAAGAAGTAGAAGAAAAACACGGCATCTCAACTACATTTGAGGATAATGGCGATGTGAGGATCCTTGATGAGGAGCTGCGGCTGATACTCTACCGTTCAGTACGGGAGCTTTTGACAAATGTTATAAAGCACGCGGAGGCTAATAATGTGAAAGTTGTGAAAGAAAGGCTCGGCGATAACGTTGTTATAACTGTAGAGGATGATGGGAAAGGGTTCAAGAAAACCATCTTCGAAGAGAATGATGTAAGTATGGGCGGTTTCGGGCTGCTTTCAATCGAGGAGCGTCTGCTTCAGCACGATGGAAAACTTGAGATAGAAGACCTGCCGGGCGGCGGAACACGGATTGTTTTACAGGTACCTCACAGATAA